In a genomic window of Streptomyces sp. SJL17-4:
- the whiA gene encoding DNA-binding protein WhiA encodes MAMTAAVKDEISRLPVTRTCCRKAEVSSILRFAGGLHLVSGRIVIEAELDTAMAARRLKRDILEIFGHSSELIVMAPGGLRRGSRFVVRVVAGGDQLARQTGLVDGRGRPIRGLPPQVVSGATCDAEAAWRGAFLAHGSLTEPGRSSSLEVTCPGPEAALALVGAARRLSIAAKAREVRGVDRVVVRDGDAIGALLTRLGAHESVLAWEERRMRREVRATANRLANFDDANLRRSARAAVAAGARVQRALEILGEEVPEHLAAAGRLRMEHKQASLEELGALADPPLTKDAVAGRIRRLLAMADKRAQDLGIPGTESNLTEELDDSLVG; translated from the coding sequence ATGGCGATGACGGCAGCGGTGAAGGACGAGATCTCCCGGCTTCCCGTCACCCGGACCTGCTGCAGGAAGGCAGAGGTCTCGTCGATCCTGCGGTTCGCGGGCGGGCTGCACCTGGTGAGCGGCCGCATCGTGATCGAGGCGGAGCTCGACACCGCGATGGCGGCACGCCGGCTCAAGCGGGACATCCTGGAGATCTTCGGGCACAGCTCGGAACTGATCGTGATGGCCCCGGGCGGGCTGCGGCGCGGCTCGCGTTTCGTGGTGCGGGTGGTGGCCGGAGGCGACCAGCTGGCCCGGCAGACGGGTCTCGTGGACGGCCGGGGCCGCCCCATCCGGGGCCTCCCCCCGCAGGTGGTCTCCGGGGCGACCTGCGACGCGGAGGCGGCCTGGCGGGGCGCGTTCCTGGCGCACGGTTCGCTGACCGAGCCCGGCCGGTCCTCCTCCCTGGAGGTGACCTGCCCGGGTCCGGAGGCGGCACTCGCCCTGGTCGGCGCGGCGCGCCGGCTCTCCATCGCGGCGAAGGCCCGTGAGGTACGGGGGGTGGACCGGGTCGTCGTCCGTGACGGCGACGCGATCGGCGCCCTGCTGACCCGGCTCGGCGCGCACGAGTCGGTGCTCGCCTGGGAGGAGCGGCGGATGCGGCGCGAGGTCCGCGCCACCGCCAACCGCCTGGCCAACTTCGACGACGCCAACCTGCGCCGCTCGGCCAGGGCCGCGGTCGCCGCCGGGGCCCGGGTGCAGCGCGCCCTGGAGATCCTCGGCGAGGAGGTGCCCGAGCACCTCGCGGCGGCCGGCCGGCTCCGCATGGAGCACAAGCAGGCCTCCCTGGAGGAGCTGGGCGCGCTCGCCGACCCGCCGCTGACGAAGGACGCGGTGGCGGGCCGGATCCGCCGGCTGCTCGCGATGGCCGACAAGCGGGCGCAGGACCTGGGCATTCCCGGGACCGAGTCCAACCTGACCGAGGAGCTGGACGACAGCCTGGTCGGCTGA
- a CDS encoding M14 family zinc carboxypeptidase — protein sequence MRRRARSILAAASLLIAGVAAAPVAGAQPHDRDGGDALSVWRAEVTQEQVPLLLEAGADAHEMTEQVPDKGSATVELFLTGRQAGQLRGQGVELAEHSLTASAEKRVAAAGDGVFRPYGGPSGLKQEILDTARANPGITKVVSLGKTLKGQDILALKVSKGAPRVKDGSKPATLYMSNQHAREWITPEMTRRLMHHYLDGYGKDERITRIVDSTELWFVLSANPDGYDFTHADPANRQWRKNLRDNNGDGKTAPGDGVDLNRNFAYKWGYDNEGSSPDPADETFRGTGPMSEPETKAIDAFQKRIGFVYGINYHSAAQLILYGVGWQVATDTPDDVALKALAGTPQNSAVPGYRPQVSSELYITNGEADGHAANVNGTQMFTPEMSTCATASRVDPDDAWNPADCASVFTFPDDEKLIQAEFAKNIPFALAVAETAAHPDRPVSPVGIDAPDFTPKTFTTSYARGEEQEVAVTARKSLRGKTMKYRINGGRTHSEELDAWKGGETYGGEDNLYFDEYRAEVGDARPGDSVEVWFTARTREGRATASAPFTYEVAERPRGDVLVLADEGGTTAGKHTATYVKALADNGRRAAVWDIATQGTPDALGVLSHFRTVVWYTGAERPSGAAQLAVRAYLNEGGKLINTGEKSGGLTQVGRAESNDFAQYYLGAYHRAGLKNPPAFAGAGAFTGIGAGLGAAADNPLDNAGAYTVTSDTLNAKDFPQFASSASAGSYPGIRMPFEPAEGATFAAVKHADNTWARLGRTVDLTGVAAAAAPRLDFQVSYDTEPGYDNLVVEAHTVGQDDWTTLPDVNGGTSTEPPADCGEGYYVRGHPFLAHYLTVGEDGCAGTGTTGSWNAFTGPSNGWRQASVDLSAWAGKKVELSISYISDPGTGEMGAFVDDTRLVTGTTTEAEGFETALGAWSVPGAPAGSPGNGSDWTRSAALFQSQAAVTTRDTVLLGYGLEQVPGASERARLVGRALGVLRR from the coding sequence ATGAGACGTAGAGCGAGATCGATCCTCGCCGCGGCTTCACTGCTGATCGCGGGCGTGGCGGCGGCACCCGTCGCCGGAGCGCAGCCGCACGACCGGGACGGCGGCGACGCCCTCTCCGTATGGCGTGCCGAAGTCACCCAGGAGCAGGTCCCGCTGCTCCTCGAAGCCGGTGCCGACGCCCACGAGATGACCGAGCAGGTGCCCGACAAGGGCTCCGCGACGGTCGAGCTCTTCCTCACCGGCCGGCAGGCCGGGCAGCTGCGCGGCCAGGGCGTCGAGCTCGCCGAGCACAGCCTGACCGCTTCCGCCGAGAAGCGGGTGGCCGCCGCGGGGGACGGCGTCTTCCGCCCGTACGGAGGCCCGAGCGGCCTCAAGCAGGAGATCCTGGACACCGCCCGGGCCAACCCCGGGATCACCAAGGTCGTCTCCCTCGGCAAGACCCTCAAGGGCCAGGACATCCTCGCCCTCAAGGTCAGCAAGGGCGCCCCGCGGGTCAAGGACGGCTCCAAGCCCGCCACGCTGTACATGTCCAACCAGCACGCGCGCGAGTGGATCACCCCGGAGATGACCCGGCGGCTGATGCACCACTACCTCGACGGGTACGGCAAGGACGAGCGGATCACCCGGATCGTCGACTCCACCGAGCTGTGGTTCGTGCTCTCCGCCAACCCGGACGGCTACGACTTCACGCACGCCGACCCCGCCAACCGGCAGTGGCGCAAGAACCTCCGCGACAACAACGGCGACGGGAAGACCGCCCCGGGCGACGGCGTCGACCTCAACCGCAACTTCGCCTACAAGTGGGGCTACGACAACGAGGGTTCGTCGCCCGACCCGGCCGACGAGACCTTCCGCGGCACGGGTCCCATGTCGGAGCCCGAGACCAAGGCCATCGACGCCTTCCAGAAGCGCATCGGCTTCGTGTACGGCATCAACTACCACTCGGCCGCCCAGCTCATCCTGTACGGCGTGGGCTGGCAGGTCGCCACCGACACCCCCGACGACGTGGCCCTCAAGGCCCTCGCCGGCACCCCGCAGAACTCGGCCGTGCCCGGCTACCGGCCGCAGGTCTCCTCCGAGCTGTACATCACCAACGGCGAGGCGGACGGACACGCCGCCAACGTCAACGGCACGCAGATGTTCACCCCCGAGATGTCGACCTGTGCCACCGCCTCCCGGGTCGACCCCGACGACGCCTGGAACCCGGCCGACTGTGCCTCCGTCTTCACCTTCCCGGACGACGAGAAGCTGATCCAGGCGGAGTTCGCCAAGAACATCCCCTTCGCGCTCGCCGTCGCCGAGACCGCCGCCCACCCGGACCGGCCCGTCTCCCCGGTCGGCATCGACGCCCCCGACTTCACCCCGAAGACCTTCACCACCTCCTACGCCCGCGGCGAGGAGCAGGAGGTCGCGGTCACCGCGCGCAAGTCCCTGCGCGGCAAGACCATGAAGTACCGGATCAACGGCGGCCGCACCCACAGCGAGGAGCTCGACGCCTGGAAGGGCGGCGAGACCTACGGCGGCGAGGACAACCTCTACTTCGACGAGTACCGCGCCGAGGTCGGGGACGCCCGGCCCGGCGACTCCGTCGAGGTCTGGTTCACCGCCCGCACCAGGGAGGGCCGGGCCACCGCCTCCGCCCCCTTCACCTACGAGGTGGCCGAGCGGCCCCGCGGTGACGTGCTCGTCCTGGCCGACGAGGGCGGGACCACCGCCGGCAAGCACACCGCCACGTACGTGAAGGCGCTCGCCGACAACGGCCGCAGGGCCGCCGTCTGGGACATCGCCACCCAGGGCACCCCGGACGCGCTCGGCGTGCTCTCCCACTTCCGTACCGTCGTCTGGTACACCGGCGCGGAGCGGCCCTCAGGAGCCGCCCAGCTGGCCGTCCGCGCCTACCTCAACGAGGGCGGCAAGCTGATCAACACCGGTGAGAAGTCCGGCGGACTCACCCAGGTCGGCCGGGCCGAGTCCAACGACTTCGCCCAGTACTACCTCGGGGCCTACCACCGGGCCGGCCTCAAGAATCCGCCCGCGTTCGCCGGTGCCGGCGCGTTCACGGGCATCGGTGCCGGTCTGGGGGCCGCCGCCGACAACCCGCTGGACAACGCGGGCGCGTACACCGTCACCTCGGACACCCTGAACGCGAAGGACTTCCCGCAGTTCGCGAGCAGTGCCTCCGCCGGCTCCTACCCGGGCATCCGGATGCCCTTCGAGCCCGCCGAGGGCGCGACCTTCGCGGCCGTCAAGCACGCCGACAACACCTGGGCCCGGCTCGGCAGGACCGTCGACCTCACCGGCGTCGCCGCCGCGGCGGCACCCCGCCTGGACTTCCAGGTCAGCTACGACACCGAGCCCGGCTACGACAACCTCGTCGTCGAGGCCCACACCGTCGGCCAGGACGACTGGACGACCCTGCCCGACGTCAACGGGGGCACCTCCACCGAGCCCCCCGCCGACTGCGGCGAGGGCTACTACGTCCGCGGTCACCCCTTCCTCGCCCACTACCTCACCGTCGGCGAGGACGGCTGCGCAGGCACCGGCACCACCGGCTCCTGGAACGCCTTCACCGGCCCCTCCAACGGCTGGCGGCAGGCCTCCGTCGACCTGAGCGCCTGGGCCGGGAAGAAGGTCGAGCTCTCGATCTCCTACATCTCCGACCCCGGTACGGGAGAGATGGGTGCCTTCGTCGACGACACCCGCCTCGTCACCGGGACCACCACCGAGGCGGAGGGCTTCGAGACCGCCCTCGGCGCCTGGTCCGTACCGGGCGCGCCCGCCGGCAGCCCCGGCAACGGCTCCGACTGGACGCGCTCCGCGGCGCTCTTCCAGTCCCAGGCCGCGGTCACCACGCGTGACACCGTCCTCCTCGGCTACGGCCTGGAGCAGGTGCCCGGTGCGAGTGAGCGGGCCCGTCTCGTCGGCCGCGCCCTCGGGGTGCTCCGCCGCTGA
- the yvcK gene encoding uridine diphosphate-N-acetylglucosamine-binding protein YvcK, with protein sequence MKPYRRRASTLSVRRTLRRRGAQPKVVALGGGMGLSASLAALRRITGDLTAVVTVADDGGSSGRLREELGVLPPGDLRKALAALCGDDDWGQTWARVIQHRFQSKGEINGHAVGNLLIVALWEQLGDPVQALDLVGRLLGAQGRVLPMSAVPLELQALVRGHDPERPDDVDTVCGQATVALTPGEVQSVHLVPNDPPAVPEAVEAVLDADWVVLGPGSWFSSVIPHLLVPELLDALAETKARKVLSLNLAPQPGETEGFSPQRHLEVLGRHAPKLALDVVLADEAAVPDRESLADAAKRLGAAVELAPVAGPDGSAKHDPELLAAAYDRIFRMHGRIGPWR encoded by the coding sequence GTGAAGCCTTACCGTCGACGTGCCTCCACCCTCTCGGTGCGGCGTACGCTCCGCAGGCGCGGCGCCCAGCCGAAGGTGGTCGCGCTGGGCGGCGGCATGGGCCTCTCGGCCTCCCTCGCCGCCCTCCGCCGGATCACCGGCGACCTCACCGCCGTCGTCACCGTCGCCGACGACGGGGGTTCCAGCGGCCGGCTCCGGGAGGAGCTGGGCGTGCTGCCCCCGGGCGACCTCCGCAAGGCGCTCGCCGCGCTCTGCGGCGACGACGACTGGGGCCAGACCTGGGCCCGGGTCATCCAGCACCGCTTCCAGTCCAAGGGCGAGATCAACGGCCACGCCGTCGGCAATCTGCTGATCGTCGCCCTCTGGGAGCAGCTCGGAGACCCCGTGCAGGCCCTCGACCTGGTGGGCCGGCTGCTCGGCGCCCAGGGCCGGGTGCTGCCCATGTCCGCCGTACCCCTGGAGCTCCAGGCCCTGGTCAGGGGCCATGACCCGGAGCGTCCCGACGACGTGGACACCGTGTGCGGCCAGGCCACGGTGGCGCTCACCCCGGGCGAGGTGCAGTCCGTGCACCTCGTGCCGAACGACCCGCCGGCGGTGCCCGAGGCGGTCGAGGCGGTCCTGGACGCGGACTGGGTGGTCCTCGGTCCCGGCTCCTGGTTCTCCTCGGTGATCCCGCACCTCCTCGTGCCCGAACTGCTCGACGCGCTGGCCGAGACGAAGGCCCGGAAGGTGCTCTCGCTGAACCTCGCGCCGCAGCCCGGAGAAACCGAGGGCTTCTCCCCGCAGCGTCATTTGGAGGTTTTGGGACGACACGCCCCTAAACTCGCCCTGGACGTGGTGCTGGCCGACGAGGCCGCCGTGCCCGACCGCGAGTCCCTCGCCGATGCCGCCAAGCGGCTCGGTGCCGCGGTCGAGCTGGCGCCGGTGGCCGGGCCCGACGGCTCCGCGAAGCATGACCCGGAGCTGTTGGCCGCCGCGTACGACCGTATTTTTCGGATGCATGGAAGGATCGGCCCATGGCGATGA
- the rapZ gene encoding RNase adapter RapZ, whose product MTAHEQDRNEPQDRNEEHDQHAHEEHDREDGAGHVSTGTKETPGDNGAEAAIPELVIISGMSGAGRSTAAKCLEDLGWFVVDNLPPALIPTMVELGARSQGNVARIAVVVDVRGRQFFDNLRESLADLDAKQVTRRIVFLESSDDALVRRFESVRRPHPLQGDGRITDGIAAERDLLRELRGDADLVIDTSSLNVHELRAKMDAQFAGDEEPELRATVMSFGFKYGLPVDADLVVDMRFLPNPHWVPELRPFTGLNEEVSNYVYNQPGAKEFLDRYTELLQLIAAGYRREGKRYVTIAVGCTGGKHRSVATAERLAARIAAEGVETVVVHRDMGRE is encoded by the coding sequence ATGACCGCGCACGAGCAGGACCGGAACGAACCGCAGGACCGGAACGAAGAGCACGACCAGCACGCGCACGAAGAGCACGACCGAGAAGACGGAGCAGGACACGTGAGTACGGGCACGAAGGAGACCCCCGGCGACAACGGCGCCGAGGCGGCCATTCCCGAGCTGGTGATCATCTCCGGCATGTCCGGAGCCGGCCGGTCCACCGCGGCGAAGTGTCTGGAGGACCTCGGCTGGTTCGTCGTCGACAACCTGCCGCCCGCGCTGATCCCCACCATGGTGGAGCTCGGCGCCCGCTCCCAGGGCAACGTCGCCCGGATCGCCGTCGTCGTGGACGTCCGCGGCCGGCAGTTCTTCGACAACCTCAGGGAGTCCCTCGCCGACCTGGACGCCAAGCAGGTCACCCGCCGGATCGTCTTCCTGGAGTCGTCCGACGACGCCCTGGTCCGGCGCTTCGAGTCGGTCCGCAGGCCGCACCCGCTCCAGGGCGACGGCCGGATCACCGACGGCATCGCCGCCGAGCGCGACCTGCTGCGCGAGCTGCGCGGCGACGCCGACCTGGTGATCGACACCTCCAGCCTCAACGTCCACGAGCTGCGCGCCAAGATGGACGCCCAGTTCGCCGGCGACGAGGAGCCCGAGCTGCGGGCCACCGTCATGTCCTTCGGGTTCAAGTACGGCCTGCCGGTCGACGCCGACCTCGTCGTCGACATGCGCTTCCTGCCGAACCCGCACTGGGTCCCCGAGCTGCGCCCCTTCACCGGCCTCAACGAGGAGGTGTCGAACTACGTCTACAACCAGCCCGGCGCCAAGGAGTTCCTCGACCGCTACACCGAGCTCCTCCAGCTGATCGCCGCGGGCTACCGCCGCGAGGGCAAGCGGTACGTGACCATCGCCGTGGGCTGCACCGGCGGCAAGCACCGCTCCGTGGCCACCGCCGAGCGGCTCGCCGCCCGTATCGCCGCCGAAGGGGTCGAGACCGTCGTCGTGCACCGGGACATGGGGCGCGAGTGA